The genomic window GAGGCACGGAACGCGGACGAGGCGGAAAGGATGATCGCCGCCCTCGATCCGAACCTGGTATTCCTTGACATTCAGATGCCGGGAGGATCGGGTTTCGATCTCCTTGCGCGGCTCATAGACCCGCCCTCCGTCATCTTCGTTACGGCCTACGACCAGTACGCCATACGGGCATTCGAGGTCAACGCCCTGGATTACCTGCTCAAGCCCGTCGAACCGGAACGCCTCAAGAACGCCTTGAGAAGGGCGGCATTCCGTCTGCCTTCCTTCGATCCCGCGGGAGAGATCTTTTCGGCTGCCGATCAGGTCTTCCTCAATACAGGGAAGAAGGCTTCTTTCGTCTCCGTCAGCAACATCGTGGCCATCTTCTCCGAGAGGAACTACACCAACGTCCACAACATTCAGGGCGAGCGTTTCATGGTCCGGTCATCGCTGAGAGACTGGGAAAGGCGCCTGCCCGCCGACATGTTCGTCCTTCTCGATCGCTCGACGATCATCAACAGGAACCACGTCGAGCTGTGGACCTTGCACGCCAGAAGAGCGGAACTGAAGATGACGGGTCTGGCGGAGCCTATCGAGCTGGGCAGGGCGGCCTATACGCGGTTCAAGGAGCAGATCGTCGCCCCGAAGGCAAAGGGTCAGGGGAGCCGGAAGGACCCGAAAGAGGATGATGGGGAGGCGAAGGCGTAACAGAGCTGCAGTTTGAGCACAACAGAGGACACGATCGTACCATGGTGTTGGCACTCTCCGTTCTTGTCGTGTAAAATCCACCTCAACAAACCCCTGTAGTCGCACCATTCCAACGAGGCCGGGACATGTCAACATCGTTGTGTCTGCACAAGTCCCGGCCTCCCTTTTTTTTCGCTATCACGGACTATTTCGACGCTCGTCACGAATGAGGTCTGGTTCGTCCCGCAGTCTCATATCGGCCCCAATGATCCTGTAGAATTGTCAGTGCAAACCCCAATGTTTCATCATCCCACCAAGCCGGGGCACACTCACCGGGGGGGAGTGAGTGCCCCGGCTTCCCTAAAGCGATCACCCGGCAGGTGTTGTACTGAAGGCGGCTTCGAAGACCTCGCATGACCACTGCATACCATGCTCGTAACTGCGGCAGGTCGATTCGGCACATATTCCCTCATGCTCTCCGGTGGACCCGATAGGATATCCAGCATAAGAAAACTCACGGAGGATGTCATGTTGATGAAGTTGTCTTTGACAAAGGGCAGGACGAAATGGGTGGATCCCAACGAAGCCAGGGAGCTTCAGATGCAAGGACAGGTCATCTGTGTTCTTGACATAAAGAATGAGGAGCTTGCCGAGTTTCCAACGTTCTGCAGCATCAGGAACGACTACCGCGTTTCCTGTGTTTCCCTTCCCTACTAGAGAAGGGATGGCGTCTCGATGTGGTTGAAGACGGATCCGGCGGTTTCGCGCACCGGGAAACACCACGTCCGGGAGGTCACGGCGGGAAAGCCCGGCTTAAGGACCAGGGAGGACGGCGATGGAAGCTGATCGAAAAGAGAGCGTCACATTCCTCGGACTTCAGAGGGTACCGCGGGGGGAAGCGCTCATTCTCGTGAACAACTCAAGCGGGAGCACCGTCACGTATGACCCCGCCAGGCACACCATCATCAATATGGACGGATACGTTCGTTCCGTCCTGGCGTCAAGACGCTGGTGACGGGGCGCCGGGCCTTAAACTTTATCCTCTTGAAAATAGGTTTCCATAGCGTTCAGCAGCCCGGGGATATCGGACTGCCGGGCTTCGATGTCGACGTTGATGCCTGATTCCAAGAGAGTTGCCGTCGTAACGGGGCCTATCGAGGCGATAACCTTGTTCTTCAGCACTTCCTTACCATAGAGCATGATAAAGTTGGTGGCCGTGGAAGAACTGGTGAAGGTGACGATATCGAGATCGTCAGGGACCGGCCCGGCCGGCGCCGGGA from Syntrophorhabdus sp. includes these protein-coding regions:
- a CDS encoding response regulator, whose protein sequence is MKKDSDEIRALIVDDERLARENMKELLKDQWDIRIVGEARNADEAERMIAALDPNLVFLDIQMPGGSGFDLLARLIDPPSVIFVTAYDQYAIRAFEVNALDYLLKPVEPERLKNALRRAAFRLPSFDPAGEIFSAADQVFLNTGKKASFVSVSNIVAIFSERNYTNVHNIQGERFMVRSSLRDWERRLPADMFVLLDRSTIINRNHVELWTLHARRAELKMTGLAEPIELGRAAYTRFKEQIVAPKAKGQGSRKDPKEDDGEAKA